A portion of the Streptomyces sp. NBC_01335 genome contains these proteins:
- a CDS encoding alpha/beta hydrolase, giving the protein MSASADLRAIERINEGDRTPVVFVHGLWLLPSSWDRWATVFEEAGYAPLTPGWPDDPDTVADANAHPEVFAGKSVGQVADHFASLIERLDRKPVVIGHSFGGLITQMLAGRGLAAASVAIDPAPFRGVLPLPVSSLRAAGAVLGNPANYHRAVPLTYDQFRYSFANAVTEEEARELYERFAVPAPGEPLFQAAAANFNPWTEVKVDTLSPERGPLLIISGEKDHTVPWAIANASYKKQEKNGGAVTEITEIAGRGHALTIDSGWREVADTALAFVKRFTD; this is encoded by the coding sequence ATGTCCGCATCGGCCGATCTCCGGGCCATCGAACGCATCAATGAGGGCGACCGCACCCCTGTCGTCTTCGTCCACGGTCTGTGGCTGCTGCCCAGCAGTTGGGACCGGTGGGCCACCGTCTTCGAAGAAGCGGGATACGCCCCCCTCACCCCCGGCTGGCCGGACGACCCCGACACGGTGGCCGACGCCAACGCCCACCCCGAGGTGTTCGCGGGCAAGAGCGTGGGCCAGGTCGCCGACCACTTCGCGTCCCTGATCGAACGCCTGGACCGCAAACCCGTGGTGATCGGGCACTCCTTCGGCGGTCTCATCACCCAGATGCTCGCCGGGCGGGGCCTGGCGGCGGCGTCGGTCGCCATCGACCCGGCCCCCTTCCGGGGCGTCCTCCCGCTGCCCGTCTCCTCGCTGCGCGCCGCCGGTGCCGTACTCGGCAACCCGGCCAACTACCACCGGGCCGTGCCCCTGACCTACGACCAGTTCCGCTACTCCTTCGCCAACGCGGTGACCGAGGAGGAGGCGAGGGAACTGTACGAGCGGTTCGCGGTCCCCGCGCCGGGCGAACCCCTCTTCCAGGCGGCCGCCGCGAACTTCAACCCCTGGACCGAGGTGAAGGTCGACACGCTCAGCCCCGAGCGCGGGCCCCTGCTGATCATCTCCGGCGAGAAGGACCACACCGTGCCCTGGGCCATCGCCAACGCCTCGTACAAGAAGCAGGAGAAGAACGGGGGCGCGGTCACCGAGATCACCGAGATCGCGGGTCGCGGCCACGCGCTCACCATCGACTCCGGGTGGCGCGAGGTCGCGGACACCGCGCTGGCCTTCGTGAAGCGGTTCACCGACTGA
- a CDS encoding helix-turn-helix domain-containing protein, producing MKTVWGTSALPVRDRAEALRETIREQVVPVDLVLPARPDQVFADVTISALGSLQISTVRANPATVHRTPRLVRADAEPVLFISLQVSGHSTVVQDGRHAVLRPGDLAFYDTRRPYTLLFERGVDAHFFRVPMEELGLPEPMLRAVTARTLDGGSGIAGLASGYLTRLATGPRFHEGPAARLLASPTLELVRAVVAGESGSGALATGALHETLGTRIVEHLHTRLGDRDLTPASVARAHHISVRHLYAVLARNGIVFGSWVREQRLDACRRELSRVPPNSGTIAALAHRWGFSSTAHFSRAFKAAYGVSPRAWREARRPAAAQVPRRLPPVGDEGPGAPA from the coding sequence GTGAAGACCGTCTGGGGCACCTCCGCCCTCCCCGTCCGGGACCGTGCCGAAGCGCTGCGCGAGACCATCCGCGAGCAGGTCGTCCCGGTCGATCTCGTCCTGCCGGCACGCCCCGACCAGGTGTTCGCCGACGTCACGATCTCCGCGCTCGGCTCGCTACAGATCAGCACGGTGCGGGCGAACCCCGCGACCGTCCACCGCACCCCGCGCCTGGTGAGGGCGGACGCGGAACCGGTGCTCTTCATCAGTCTCCAGGTCTCCGGGCACAGCACCGTCGTGCAGGACGGCAGACACGCGGTCCTGCGCCCCGGGGATCTCGCCTTCTACGACACCCGGCGCCCTTACACGCTGCTCTTCGAACGGGGCGTGGACGCGCACTTCTTCCGGGTGCCCATGGAGGAACTCGGCCTGCCCGAGCCCATGTTGCGCGCGGTGACGGCTCGTACGCTCGACGGCGGGAGCGGCATCGCGGGACTGGCCTCCGGCTACCTCACCCGCCTCGCCACCGGGCCCCGGTTCCACGAGGGACCGGCGGCGCGGCTGCTCGCCTCCCCGACCCTGGAGCTGGTCCGCGCCGTCGTGGCCGGGGAGTCGGGCAGCGGCGCGCTCGCCACCGGCGCGCTGCACGAGACGCTCGGCACACGGATCGTGGAACACCTCCACACCCGTCTGGGCGACCGGGACCTGACACCCGCGTCGGTGGCCCGCGCCCACCACATCTCGGTACGGCACCTGTACGCGGTGCTGGCCCGGAACGGCATCGTGTTCGGCTCCTGGGTCCGCGAGCAGCGACTCGACGCCTGCCGCCGCGAGTTGTCCCGGGTGCCGCCGAACAGCGGGACGATCGCGGCGCTGGCGCACCGCTGGGGCTTCTCGTCGACGGCCCACTTCAGTCGCGCTTTCAAGGCCGCCTACGGGGTCTCACCCCGGGCCTGGCGCGAGGCACGGCGGCCGGCAGCCGCACAGGTCCCGCGCCGGCTTCCGCCCGTCGGCGACGAGGGCCCCGGCGCACCGGCATGA
- a CDS encoding nuclear transport factor 2 family protein → MPDAIFGHQYLGDLGDLVLLLDFVAADRLTVTVLEGDAGDGADGREETVRMTMTEVRAGLYFTFWQDGSGTSVTQLQDFTNGVLRATLARGDGSCAVMAGTLRRIDGDERVQGGACDRKEVAVRAMRDLLAGDTTHLERDWTENFVEHSPGRSGGLPGLRTRAGNAEGAVWEPARIIAESDFVVTHARLTVPGREPAAVVDVFRFEGNRIAEHWDVVQPEAAGGEAAGRLPMV, encoded by the coding sequence ATGCCGGACGCCATCTTCGGTCACCAGTACCTCGGAGATCTCGGAGACCTCGTGCTGTTGCTCGACTTCGTCGCGGCCGACCGGCTCACGGTGACGGTGCTGGAGGGGGACGCCGGGGACGGTGCGGACGGCCGCGAGGAGACCGTGCGCATGACGATGACCGAGGTCAGGGCCGGGCTGTACTTCACCTTCTGGCAGGACGGATCGGGCACCTCCGTCACGCAGCTCCAGGACTTCACCAACGGCGTGCTGCGCGCCACGCTGGCCAGAGGAGACGGGAGTTGTGCGGTCATGGCAGGAACCCTGCGGCGGATCGACGGGGACGAGCGCGTCCAGGGCGGTGCCTGCGACCGCAAGGAGGTCGCCGTGCGCGCCATGCGGGACCTGCTGGCCGGCGACACCACGCACCTGGAACGCGACTGGACCGAGAACTTCGTGGAACACAGCCCCGGACGGTCCGGCGGCCTCCCCGGACTGCGCACCCGGGCCGGGAACGCGGAGGGCGCCGTCTGGGAACCGGCCAGGATCATCGCCGAGTCGGACTTCGTGGTGACGCACGCCCGGCTCACCGTGCCCGGACGCGAACCCGCCGCGGTGGTGGACGTCTTCCGCTTTGAAGGCAACCGGATCGCCGAGCACTGGGACGTCGTCCAGCCCGAGGCGGCAGGAGGCGAGGCGGCGGGCCGTCTCCCCATGGTGTGA
- a CDS encoding lipase family protein — translation MERPSSARPPHASPSAPSRRTARPARRGTAGVITGRLLAAGIAAAACLGAQTLPASAATTPVVSRGVEIPAFYTPPQTLPAADGALVRTEPLKLALSLPSLGGPLPGKATRLMYKSTDTNGSPVAVTGAYIEPTAAWKGSGPRPLVALAPGTMGQGDQCAASLGLQNPITLNGDTVSIGYEDLSVYRLLAAGTAVVVTDYAGLGATDRLHTYVSRVDGGHALLDAARAARGVSGASVTAASPVGLYGYSQGGGASASAAELQPTYAPDVKLAGTYVGAPPADLTATIKGIDGSALAGALGWSLNGFLQTDPSLQPIADAQINATGKAALADLSTMCIGDALFGYGFRKSSSWTTSGKSLSQLVDTIPQLKATLDAQRIGNLKPTTPVRVATGIQDDIVPHAQARQLAVDWCHKGANVTYDAIILPNLGDKIVTNHLVPLLTDQGDAISWLTDRLAGKSASSNCWTMPIQP, via the coding sequence ATGGAACGACCGAGCAGTGCCCGTCCCCCTCACGCATCCCCATCCGCCCCGAGCCGCCGGACCGCCCGTCCGGCCCGGCGCGGCACCGCGGGGGTGATCACCGGGCGTCTGCTGGCGGCCGGGATCGCCGCCGCGGCCTGCCTGGGCGCCCAGACGCTTCCCGCGTCCGCCGCCACTACCCCGGTGGTCTCCCGGGGCGTGGAGATCCCGGCCTTCTACACCCCGCCCCAGACCCTGCCCGCGGCGGACGGCGCGCTGGTGCGTACCGAGCCGCTCAAGCTGGCGCTGAGCCTGCCCAGCCTGGGCGGCCCGCTCCCGGGCAAGGCGACCCGGCTCATGTACAAGTCCACCGACACCAACGGCTCCCCGGTAGCCGTGACCGGCGCCTACATCGAACCGACGGCCGCGTGGAAGGGGAGCGGACCGCGTCCGCTCGTCGCGCTCGCGCCCGGCACGATGGGGCAGGGCGACCAGTGCGCGGCCTCGCTGGGCCTCCAGAACCCGATCACGCTCAACGGCGACACCGTCTCCATCGGATACGAGGACCTCTCGGTCTACCGGCTGCTGGCGGCCGGTACCGCCGTGGTCGTCACCGACTACGCGGGCCTCGGCGCCACCGACCGGCTGCACACCTACGTCAGCCGGGTCGACGGCGGCCACGCGCTCCTCGACGCCGCCCGCGCGGCGCGCGGGGTGAGCGGGGCGTCCGTCACCGCCGCCTCACCGGTGGGGCTCTACGGCTACAGCCAGGGCGGCGGCGCCAGCGCCTCGGCCGCCGAACTCCAGCCCACCTACGCGCCGGACGTCAAACTGGCCGGTACCTACGTCGGCGCACCTCCGGCCGACCTGACCGCCACCATCAAGGGCATCGACGGCAGCGCCCTGGCCGGCGCCCTGGGCTGGTCCCTGAACGGCTTCCTCCAGACCGACCCGTCCCTCCAGCCCATCGCGGACGCCCAGATCAACGCCACCGGCAAGGCGGCCCTCGCCGACCTCTCCACGATGTGCATCGGCGACGCGCTCTTCGGCTACGGCTTCAGGAAGAGCAGCTCCTGGACCACCAGCGGCAAGTCCCTGAGCCAGCTGGTCGACACCATTCCGCAGCTCAAGGCCACGCTCGACGCCCAGCGCATCGGCAACCTCAAGCCCACCACCCCCGTACGGGTGGCCACCGGCATCCAGGACGACATCGTGCCGCACGCCCAGGCGCGCCAACTCGCCGTCGACTGGTGCCACAAGGGCGCCAACGTCACCTACGACGCCATCATCCTCCCCAACCTCGGGGACAAGATCGTCACCAACCACCTGGTCCCGCTCCTCACCGACCAGGGCGACGCCATCTCCTGGCTGACCGACCGGCTGGCCGGCAAGTCCGCGAGCTCCAACTGCTGGACCATGCCGATCCAGCCCTGA
- a CDS encoding ATP-binding protein: MGRERELAAVARALAPDSAEGQALALIGEPGVGKTELLRVVAERARATGSRVLRSRGSEGERGLAYAGLHQLLLPAAASIEQLPEAQRAALNAAFGLTDTASSPDPMVLRLGVLNLLSRLADLGPLLLAVDDVHWMDPASLDILAFLARRLEGEPIRLLVAGRGTALPDRLAPALPTLLVGPLTETDSALLLARRHGDLEPGTRRRILQQARGNPLALIELPGAMGQEGPAAWGRTAHLPLTRRLEEVFAAQLGALPEATAQALLTAAAAGTSDLSVITQALAEDEPDSFEVWRPAEAAGLVHLHAGRLEFRHPLVVSAVYTSAPYAARRRAHLRLASAERDADRRAEHLSAATVTPDEEVARQIETAAERYRMRGAIAEAVAGFVRAAQLSPRPEEQGRRLGIAAVVAMVAGDVTRAEELASRASALSDDPEARAWTAQLGAVAASMTLRMEHAFHLVLPAGRLPDPAIAPYTLTVGAHITHHTARADLRGELARQFAAGAFPPGTDLYATWIAWILDPHHAAVRARAALPTLTAALRGEPAEQHLAGALAMWLDATDVSIGLLDAVAHPDRADSLTVQAGTAAADRAWALFDAGRWSEARLGARSLDETPGRPPSLLSVTVARVLLGTLDAAAGNRTAAETSLRPILDHAETAHLRLLSGRVRWALGLAALTDEDHAAAHAVLRPLYDTDGTPLHPHLGCYLLPELALAAARTGQEDDARAVLARVRESVGSAASPRLAQRLAHAAALLAPADAAEDHFAAALAVPEGPAWPFERALTQLHHGQWLRRRRRVADARVQLAAALDAFERLGARPFADRAEAELRAAGVTVRPPSGDRLAEFSPRTRQVLRLAAEGLTNPQIAERLYLSPRTVASHLYRSFPKLGITHRSQLRDAVPPA; the protein is encoded by the coding sequence GTGGGCCGCGAGCGCGAACTCGCCGCCGTCGCACGGGCCCTGGCCCCGGACTCCGCCGAAGGGCAGGCCCTCGCGCTCATCGGGGAGCCGGGCGTCGGCAAGACCGAGCTGCTGCGGGTGGTCGCCGAGCGGGCGCGCGCGACCGGCAGCCGCGTACTGCGCAGCCGGGGAAGCGAGGGCGAGCGGGGGCTCGCGTACGCCGGGCTGCACCAGCTCCTCCTCCCGGCGGCCGCCTCGATCGAGCAGCTTCCCGAAGCGCAACGCGCGGCGCTGAACGCCGCGTTCGGGCTGACCGACACCGCGAGCTCCCCCGACCCCATGGTGCTGCGCCTCGGCGTGCTGAACCTCCTCTCCCGCCTCGCCGACCTCGGACCCCTCCTGCTGGCCGTCGACGACGTGCACTGGATGGACCCCGCGAGCCTCGACATCCTGGCGTTCCTCGCCCGCCGCCTGGAGGGCGAACCGATCCGCCTGCTCGTCGCCGGGCGCGGTACCGCCCTGCCCGACCGGCTCGCGCCCGCCCTGCCCACCCTGCTGGTCGGCCCGCTCACCGAGACCGACAGCGCGCTGCTGCTCGCCCGCCGGCACGGGGACCTGGAGCCCGGCACCCGCCGCCGGATACTCCAGCAGGCGCGCGGAAACCCGCTGGCGCTCATCGAACTCCCCGGCGCCATGGGCCAGGAAGGCCCCGCGGCCTGGGGACGGACCGCCCACCTGCCCCTCACCCGCCGTCTGGAGGAAGTCTTCGCCGCCCAGCTCGGCGCCCTGCCGGAGGCGACGGCGCAGGCCCTGCTGACCGCCGCGGCGGCCGGCACCTCCGACCTGTCGGTGATCACGCAGGCGCTGGCGGAGGACGAGCCCGACTCCTTCGAGGTGTGGCGGCCCGCCGAGGCGGCCGGGCTGGTCCATCTGCACGCGGGGCGGCTGGAGTTCCGCCACCCGCTGGTCGTCTCCGCCGTGTACACGAGCGCCCCGTACGCCGCACGCAGACGCGCCCATCTGCGCCTGGCCTCCGCCGAGCGGGACGCCGACCGCCGGGCGGAGCACCTCTCGGCGGCCACCGTCACCCCGGACGAGGAGGTCGCCCGGCAGATCGAGACCGCCGCCGAGCGCTACCGCATGCGGGGCGCGATCGCCGAGGCCGTCGCCGGATTCGTCCGCGCCGCCCAGCTCAGCCCCCGCCCCGAGGAGCAGGGCCGACGGCTGGGGATCGCCGCCGTGGTCGCGATGGTGGCCGGCGACGTCACCCGGGCCGAGGAGCTCGCCTCCCGCGCGAGCGCCCTCAGCGACGACCCGGAGGCCCGCGCCTGGACCGCCCAACTGGGCGCCGTCGCCGCCTCGATGACCCTGCGCATGGAGCACGCCTTCCACCTGGTCCTGCCGGCCGGCCGGCTCCCCGACCCGGCCATCGCTCCGTACACGCTCACCGTCGGCGCGCACATCACCCACCACACGGCCCGCGCCGACCTGCGCGGAGAGCTCGCCCGGCAGTTCGCCGCCGGCGCCTTCCCGCCCGGGACGGACCTCTACGCCACCTGGATCGCCTGGATCCTCGACCCCCACCACGCCGCCGTACGGGCGCGTGCCGCGCTGCCCACGCTGACCGCCGCGCTGCGCGGCGAACCCGCGGAGCAGCACCTCGCCGGCGCCCTCGCCATGTGGCTCGACGCCACCGACGTCTCCATCGGCCTGCTGGACGCCGTCGCCCACCCCGACCGGGCCGACTCCCTCACCGTGCAGGCCGGTACGGCCGCCGCGGACCGCGCCTGGGCCCTCTTCGACGCGGGCCGGTGGAGCGAGGCCCGCCTCGGGGCGCGGAGCCTCGACGAAACGCCGGGCCGGCCGCCGTCGCTGCTCTCGGTCACCGTGGCCCGCGTCCTGCTGGGCACGCTGGACGCGGCGGCCGGGAACCGGACGGCGGCGGAGACGTCACTGCGGCCGATCCTCGACCACGCGGAGACCGCCCACCTGCGGCTGCTGTCCGGCCGGGTCCGCTGGGCCCTCGGTCTCGCCGCGCTCACCGACGAGGACCACGCCGCCGCCCACGCCGTCCTGCGTCCCCTCTACGACACGGACGGCACACCGCTCCACCCCCATCTGGGCTGCTACCTCCTGCCCGAACTCGCCCTGGCCGCCGCCCGCACCGGCCAGGAGGACGACGCCCGCGCGGTCCTCGCCCGGGTGCGGGAGTCGGTGGGGTCCGCAGCCTCCCCGCGACTCGCCCAACGCCTCGCCCACGCCGCCGCGTTGCTGGCCCCGGCCGACGCGGCCGAGGACCACTTCGCCGCCGCGCTCGCCGTACCGGAGGGCCCGGCGTGGCCCTTCGAGCGGGCGCTGACGCAGCTCCACCACGGCCAGTGGCTGCGCCGCAGGCGGCGAGTGGCCGACGCCCGGGTGCAGTTGGCCGCGGCCCTCGACGCCTTCGAACGGCTCGGCGCCCGGCCGTTCGCCGACCGCGCCGAGGCCGAACTGCGCGCCGCGGGCGTCACCGTACGGCCGCCGAGCGGGGACCGGCTCGCGGAGTTCTCCCCCCGCACCCGGCAGGTCCTGCGCCTGGCCGCCGAAGGGCTGACCAACCCGCAGATAGCCGAGCGGCTCTACCTGTCCCCGCGCACGGTCGCCTCACACCTCTACCGCAGCTTTCCCAAGCTCGGCATCACCCACCGCTCCCAACTGCGCGACGCGGTACCACCGGCGTAG
- a CDS encoding alpha/beta hydrolase: protein MPPAHDIEQIDAANASGRVPVVFVHGLWLLSSSWDRWAALFEAAGYAPVALSWPDDPTTVDEANAHPEILADKTVGRIADHLQALVGKLDVQPAVVGHSFGGLLTQILAGRGLARASVAIDPAPFRGVLPLPFSALRASAPVLTNPANIHRAVPLTFEQFRYAFANAVDEQEARDLHRTFAVPAPGAPLFQAATANFNPWTEARVDTENPERGPLLIISGEKDHTVPWAIANASFKRQKRNTGITEITELPGRGHSLIIDSGWREVADTTLAFLGRFV, encoded by the coding sequence ATGCCTCCTGCTCATGACATCGAACAGATCGACGCGGCCAACGCCTCGGGCCGCGTCCCCGTCGTCTTCGTCCACGGTCTGTGGCTGCTCTCCAGCAGCTGGGACCGGTGGGCCGCCCTCTTCGAGGCGGCCGGATACGCCCCCGTGGCCCTGTCCTGGCCGGACGACCCGACCACGGTCGACGAGGCCAACGCCCATCCCGAGATCCTCGCCGACAAGACCGTCGGCCGGATCGCCGACCACCTCCAGGCCCTCGTCGGCAAGCTCGACGTCCAGCCGGCCGTCGTCGGGCACTCCTTCGGCGGCCTGCTCACCCAGATCCTGGCCGGCCGGGGCCTGGCGCGTGCCTCCGTCGCCATCGATCCCGCGCCGTTCCGTGGGGTCCTGCCCCTGCCGTTCTCCGCGTTGCGCGCCTCCGCCCCGGTCCTGACCAACCCGGCGAACATCCATCGTGCCGTTCCGCTCACTTTTGAGCAGTTCCGATACGCTTTCGCCAACGCCGTGGACGAGCAGGAGGCGCGGGACCTGCACCGGACGTTCGCGGTCCCCGCGCCCGGCGCCCCTCTCTTCCAGGCCGCGACCGCCAACTTCAACCCCTGGACCGAAGCCCGGGTCGATACGGAGAACCCCGAACGGGGCCCGCTCCTCATCATCTCCGGGGAGAAGGACCACACCGTGCCGTGGGCCATCGCCAACGCCTCCTTCAAGCGCCAGAAGCGCAACACCGGCATCACGGAGATCACCGAACTCCCCGGGCGCGGGCACTCGTTGATCATCGACAGCGGCTGGCGCGAGGTCGCCGACACCACGCTCGCCTTCCTCGGCCGCTTCGTCTGA
- a CDS encoding SAM-dependent methyltransferase, protein MAPDDIEFRKKIRADIPHSARVWNAWLGGKDNYPVDRELADAVTAAYPATAAIAKASRAFQARTIRYLGGLGVRQFLDVGTGLPVENSTHQVAQAVDPTSRIVYVDNDPIVLVHAAALLTSSPEGATAFVDEDLTNTDAVVDEAAKTLDLTQPVAVLLLSTLGHLLPDDGIKVVQSYMSRMPSGSYLVICDTIKTPETLAAQDAYDSGDNPPYLVREPEEITDCAEGLELVDPGFLSITYWRPDGEPEGPGVDQWGLVARKP, encoded by the coding sequence ATGGCCCCTGACGACATTGAGTTCCGCAAGAAGATCCGTGCCGACATACCCCACTCCGCGCGGGTGTGGAACGCATGGCTGGGCGGAAAGGACAACTACCCCGTCGACCGGGAGCTGGCGGACGCGGTCACCGCCGCCTACCCGGCGACGGCCGCCATCGCGAAGGCCTCGCGCGCCTTCCAGGCCAGAACGATCCGCTACCTCGGCGGTCTGGGCGTCCGCCAGTTCCTGGACGTCGGCACCGGGCTGCCGGTGGAGAACAGCACCCACCAGGTCGCGCAGGCCGTCGACCCGACGTCCCGGATCGTCTACGTGGACAACGACCCCATCGTGCTGGTGCACGCCGCGGCGCTGCTGACCAGCTCGCCCGAGGGCGCCACCGCCTTCGTGGACGAGGACCTCACCAACACGGACGCGGTGGTGGACGAGGCGGCGAAGACCCTCGACCTCACCCAGCCGGTGGCGGTACTGCTGCTGTCGACGCTGGGGCACCTGCTCCCCGACGACGGGATCAAGGTGGTCCAGTCGTACATGTCCCGGATGCCGTCGGGCAGTTACCTGGTCATCTGCGACACCATCAAGACCCCGGAGACCCTCGCGGCCCAGGACGCGTACGACTCGGGCGACAATCCGCCCTACCTGGTGCGCGAGCCCGAGGAGATCACCGACTGCGCCGAAGGACTGGAGCTGGTCGACCCCGGGTTCCTCTCCATCACGTACTGGCGCCCCGACGGCGAGCCCGAGGGCCCCGGCGTCGACCAGTGGGGTCTCGTCGCCCGTAAGCCCTGA